One Flagellimonas sp. CMM7 genomic region harbors:
- a CDS encoding glycoside hydrolase family 36 protein → MIVSTIEKEIDSLIFNINKKNGSANLELITDEGALQVFRFEYQNHDDSFPEPLSLQWRIPATKVKGMWKPTADFSKRIEADWELENHESRISIDAPVISLFGNHDENVLCFACSNVINRVEMAVKYREEDNHFYCQIIFFTESKYPIKDFSTDIRIDQRKIHFSQALKETSKWWEGYDNLKPAAVPAIAKKPLYSTWYQFHQNLNKDLLLKECQIAKDLGFESIIIDDGWQTKDTNRGYDYTGDWLPERFPNMAELVQEIQRLGMKVGIWYSVPFCGKKSKAYQKFKGKFLTENHRWAPVFDPRYPEVRNYLAGIYVSAARDWGLDGLKLDFIDDFKSYPETSFDPDGNRDFSSIDEAVDALLTQVIVEVKKVNPDIFIEFRQKYTGPAMRKYGNMLRAFDCPGDYTMNRVRIADIKMLCGDTVVHSDMVTWHFGEAVQDAALHYLNTLFGVPQISVMLGEAPEPHLNMIRFYTKYWNENSEVLLSGEFLPSSPLANYPVQQVQKDGKIILGVFENQFLELKKLDEKIDIINAKPSEDVVIVVKQGNCEYNCSLYNCEGALVQQQTIYLEEGINTFKIPICGLAQIKPIE, encoded by the coding sequence ATGATTGTAAGTACAATAGAGAAAGAAATAGATTCCCTGATTTTTAACATTAACAAGAAAAATGGTTCAGCCAATTTGGAACTGATAACAGATGAAGGTGCTTTACAAGTTTTCCGATTTGAATACCAGAACCATGATGATAGCTTTCCAGAGCCATTAAGTCTCCAGTGGAGAATACCTGCAACTAAAGTTAAAGGGATGTGGAAACCTACTGCAGATTTCTCAAAGCGCATAGAGGCTGATTGGGAACTTGAGAATCATGAATCAAGAATATCTATTGATGCCCCTGTTATTTCCCTTTTTGGCAACCACGACGAAAATGTACTTTGCTTTGCTTGTTCCAATGTAATAAATAGAGTGGAGATGGCTGTAAAATATAGAGAAGAAGACAACCATTTCTACTGTCAAATCATATTCTTTACTGAAAGTAAATATCCAATTAAAGATTTTAGCACGGATATCCGTATCGACCAGCGTAAAATTCATTTTTCCCAAGCTTTAAAAGAAACTTCAAAATGGTGGGAAGGTTATGACAACCTAAAACCAGCTGCAGTGCCGGCAATAGCCAAAAAACCTTTGTACTCTACATGGTATCAATTTCATCAAAATTTAAACAAAGATTTACTGCTCAAAGAATGCCAAATAGCAAAAGATTTGGGGTTTGAATCAATCATTATTGATGACGGTTGGCAAACGAAAGATACTAATCGAGGATATGATTATACGGGTGATTGGCTTCCAGAACGTTTTCCCAATATGGCCGAGTTGGTCCAAGAAATACAAAGGTTAGGGATGAAGGTTGGAATTTGGTATTCTGTTCCATTTTGCGGAAAAAAGTCAAAGGCTTACCAAAAATTCAAAGGCAAATTTTTAACTGAAAATCATAGATGGGCACCTGTTTTTGATCCAAGATATCCTGAGGTCAGAAATTATCTGGCGGGTATTTATGTAAGTGCTGCTAGGGATTGGGGTTTAGATGGATTGAAACTTGATTTTATTGATGATTTTAAAAGCTACCCAGAAACTTCTTTCGATCCTGATGGCAATCGTGACTTTTCATCAATCGATGAGGCTGTGGATGCATTGCTTACACAAGTAATTGTTGAAGTCAAAAAGGTAAATCCAGATATATTCATTGAGTTTAGGCAAAAGTACACTGGGCCGGCCATGCGTAAATATGGTAACATGCTTCGAGCCTTTGACTGCCCAGGGGACTATACTATGAATCGAGTTCGTATTGCCGATATAAAAATGTTATGTGGTGATACCGTTGTCCATTCCGATATGGTTACTTGGCATTTTGGCGAAGCTGTGCAAGATGCCGCCCTTCACTACCTGAACACTCTTTTCGGGGTGCCTCAAATCTCAGTAATGCTAGGCGAAGCACCAGAACCTCATTTGAACATGATTCGATTTTACACAAAGTATTGGAATGAAAACTCTGAAGTTCTACTATCGGGTGAATTCTTGCCTTCATCTCCATTGGCTAATTATCCAGTGCAACAGGTACAAAAAGATGGTAAAATAATATTAGGCGTCTTTGAAAATCAATTTTTAGAACTTAAGAAACTAGATGAAAAAATAGATATTATTAATGCAAAACCCTCTGAAGATGTGGTTATTGTTGTAAAACAGGGTAATTGTGAGTATAATTGCTCTCTGTATAATTGCGAAGGTGCACTCGTACAACAGCAAACAATCTATTTAGAGGAAGGAATCAATACATTTAAAATTCCCATATGTGGATTGGCACAGATCAAACCAATTGAATAA
- a CDS encoding cytosine permease, whose amino-acid sequence MTKQTIETREQDSFSGEFEREPVPKSKLKSWKSFLGMYAGEHAAGTEFMIGPLFLTAGVSAFDLIIGLLLGNFLAVLSWRFLTAHIAVRKRLTLYYQLERIAGRKLVTFYNLANGLLFCFLAGAMVTVSATAVGVPFDMEMPKLTDTVPNSLTWVIIVLLIGLVISIIAARGYETVSKVANWMSPIIVTGFIACGVVALTQLNVNSLEDFWNIWGEGNEPFPGQLKFGFWHVVIWSWFANAAMHVGMSDLSVFRYAKHESSGWTTAAGMYIGHYMAWIAAALLYAVYLKSPEAQGFLGNGEAPPVAPGPLAHNAIGIFGIIVVILAGWTTANPTIYRAGLAFQAIMPKLSTAKVTFIAGMVATAAGLFPAFAMKLLGFVALYGFILAPFGAIIVFEHFFAKRYNVIEDYANKKNIGFNKAVFWSWAISFGLFYFISLYFDVFLSFVTLPAWVFCGILFLLLSSWYQKRNIHLG is encoded by the coding sequence ATGACCAAGCAAACCATTGAAACTAGAGAACAGGATTCCTTTTCAGGGGAATTTGAAAGGGAACCCGTACCAAAATCAAAATTAAAAAGTTGGAAGAGTTTTCTGGGCATGTATGCCGGCGAGCATGCTGCAGGCACAGAATTTATGATTGGCCCGCTATTTTTGACTGCGGGTGTAAGTGCTTTTGATTTAATTATCGGGCTATTACTGGGTAATTTTTTAGCAGTTCTTAGCTGGCGTTTTCTAACTGCGCATATCGCCGTAAGGAAGCGGTTGACTTTATATTATCAGTTGGAGAGAATCGCTGGCAGAAAACTTGTGACATTCTATAATCTTGCCAACGGGCTGCTTTTTTGCTTTTTAGCAGGTGCCATGGTGACCGTTTCGGCTACGGCAGTGGGCGTTCCTTTCGATATGGAAATGCCAAAACTTACGGATACTGTACCCAATAGCTTAACATGGGTCATCATTGTTTTGCTGATAGGATTGGTGATTTCCATTATTGCGGCAAGGGGTTATGAAACAGTTTCAAAGGTAGCGAATTGGATGTCGCCCATAATTGTTACTGGTTTTATTGCTTGCGGAGTGGTAGCCCTCACACAATTGAATGTCAATAGTCTCGAAGATTTTTGGAATATTTGGGGGGAAGGGAATGAACCTTTTCCAGGTCAACTAAAATTTGGTTTCTGGCACGTGGTAATCTGGTCGTGGTTTGCCAATGCAGCCATGCACGTGGGCATGTCAGATTTGTCCGTTTTCCGTTACGCCAAACATGAGTCAAGCGGATGGACGACCGCTGCGGGCATGTATATAGGGCATTATATGGCGTGGATAGCTGCCGCATTACTTTATGCGGTATATCTTAAATCACCCGAAGCACAAGGCTTTTTGGGCAATGGGGAAGCACCGCCTGTAGCACCCGGACCTTTGGCTCATAATGCTATCGGTATTTTTGGAATCATCGTGGTCATCCTTGCGGGATGGACCACGGCGAATCCGACTATCTATCGTGCTGGGCTGGCGTTCCAGGCCATTATGCCAAAACTTAGTACGGCAAAGGTGACTTTCATCGCCGGAATGGTTGCTACGGCAGCTGGCCTATTTCCTGCATTTGCCATGAAATTATTAGGTTTTGTGGCACTATATGGATTTATTCTGGCTCCGTTTGGAGCAATCATTGTATTTGAGCATTTTTTTGCAAAACGTTACAATGTTATTGAAGACTATGCCAACAAAAAAAATATAGGGTTCAATAAAGCCGTATTCTGGTCTTGGGCGATAAGCTTTGGATTATTCTATTTTATATCGCTGTATTTTGATGTTTTCTTATCGTTTGTGACTCTTCCAGCATGGGTATTTTGTGGAATTCTGTTTTTGTTGCTGAGCTCATGGTATCAAAAGCGAAATATCCATCTAGGCTAA
- a CDS encoding UDP-glucose--hexose-1-phosphate uridylyltransferase, which translates to MSTMLSEQPHRRYNILTGEWILVSPHRTKRPWQGKTEKSNSEQRPEYDPKCYLCPTNTRASGSINENYKSTFAFRNDYGAILMDGKEENYSKGLLSAETEQGICKVVCFSPDHSLTLPLMTIEAISDVIQLWKKEYKELGSMEEINHVQIFENKGDVMGCSNPHPHGQIWAQSTIPEEPRKKTKKQKDYFETNVTSLLGDYLKQELKVKERIILENEDFVALVPFWATWPYETMIIPKKHYQHIGQLNKEEEVSFAEIIKVLTTKYDNLFEISFPYSAGIHQMPTDGKDYPEWHFHMSFYPPLLRSATVKKFMVGYEMFGNPQRDITAEQAANTLKTLSNVHYSEKNTYK; encoded by the coding sequence ATGAGTACCATGTTATCCGAACAGCCCCATAGAAGGTATAACATCTTGACCGGAGAGTGGATTTTGGTTTCACCACACCGCACCAAAAGGCCATGGCAAGGAAAAACCGAAAAATCCAACTCGGAACAACGCCCAGAATATGATCCCAAATGCTATCTGTGTCCCACAAATACTAGGGCTAGCGGTTCTATTAATGAGAACTACAAAAGTACCTTCGCATTTAGGAATGATTATGGCGCCATCTTAATGGATGGAAAAGAAGAAAATTATAGCAAAGGGCTTCTTAGTGCAGAAACGGAACAGGGTATCTGTAAAGTTGTCTGTTTTTCCCCAGATCATAGTCTTACTCTTCCCCTAATGACAATTGAAGCTATTTCGGATGTAATACAGCTGTGGAAAAAAGAGTACAAAGAATTGGGTAGTATGGAGGAGATTAACCATGTTCAAATTTTTGAAAATAAAGGAGATGTCATGGGGTGCAGTAACCCACATCCTCATGGGCAGATATGGGCTCAATCTACTATTCCCGAGGAGCCAAGAAAAAAAACCAAAAAACAGAAAGACTATTTTGAAACAAATGTAACCAGTCTTTTAGGAGATTATCTAAAGCAAGAATTGAAAGTCAAAGAGCGAATAATCTTGGAAAATGAGGACTTTGTTGCACTGGTCCCATTTTGGGCCACGTGGCCATATGAGACCATGATAATTCCAAAAAAACACTATCAGCATATTGGTCAACTAAATAAGGAAGAGGAAGTTTCCTTTGCAGAAATAATCAAAGTACTCACCACAAAATATGATAACCTGTTTGAAATCTCTTTTCCTTATTCAGCAGGGATTCATCAAATGCCCACGGACGGAAAGGATTACCCAGAATGGCATTTCCATATGTCCTTCTATCCGCCCCTTCTACGTTCAGCAACTGTTAAGAAGTTTATGGTGGGGTATGAGATGTTTGGGAATCCGCAGCGAGACATTACTGCAGAGCAGGCGGCCAACACATTGAAAACGCTATCAAATGTTCACTATAGCGAAAAGAATACCTATAAGTGA
- the galK gene encoding galactokinase, with protein MEGVTDKKSFQTTFQDSDVVIESPGRINLIGEHLDYNGGQVLPAAINLKVRLNFKKNGTRKCNCYSKNYDNHFEIDLDKVEISEKEWHNYFLGVVHFIVQAHPNKIKGFDCIVESDLPIGSGISSSAALECGFAKGLDALFSIGLSDDELVTISRDAEHHFVGTKCGIMDQFAVVKGKKGKLIRLDCNDLSFQYIPANIEPYSIVLLNTNVSHNLATSEYNLRRQECDEALIAIQEKYPEYDVLAHVPEVKAKEFESILPFKIFDRLLYVVQENARTIAASEALETGNLEAFGQKLFESHEGLKNLYKVSCGELDFLVDFAQEYKGVIGSRMMGGGFGGCTINLVHKDRMDSFITEAALAYNLKFNIRLSSFTVAIGDGVKRIK; from the coding sequence ATGGAAGGTGTAACGGATAAAAAGAGTTTCCAAACTACTTTTCAGGATAGTGATGTTGTTATTGAGTCTCCGGGGAGGATTAACCTTATCGGAGAGCATTTAGATTACAACGGAGGTCAGGTACTTCCGGCTGCTATCAATTTAAAAGTACGGTTGAATTTTAAAAAAAATGGAACTCGTAAATGTAACTGCTATTCCAAAAATTATGATAATCACTTTGAGATAGACTTGGACAAAGTGGAGATAAGCGAAAAGGAATGGCACAACTACTTTTTGGGTGTTGTTCATTTTATAGTACAAGCACATCCAAACAAAATTAAAGGGTTTGATTGTATTGTAGAAAGCGATCTCCCTATTGGTTCTGGAATAAGCTCTTCTGCTGCCTTGGAATGTGGCTTTGCCAAGGGTCTTGATGCACTTTTTTCAATTGGTCTTTCAGATGATGAGCTTGTTACAATCTCTAGAGATGCAGAACACCACTTTGTAGGAACTAAATGTGGAATCATGGATCAATTTGCCGTGGTTAAGGGCAAGAAAGGAAAGCTTATCCGTTTGGATTGTAATGACTTGTCCTTTCAATATATACCAGCTAACATTGAGCCTTATTCCATTGTGCTGTTAAATACAAACGTATCTCATAATCTGGCCACCAGCGAGTACAATTTGAGGAGACAAGAATGTGATGAGGCCCTTATTGCCATTCAAGAAAAATACCCAGAATATGATGTGCTGGCTCATGTTCCAGAAGTGAAGGCCAAAGAATTTGAATCAATACTGCCTTTCAAGATTTTCGATAGATTGCTCTATGTTGTTCAAGAAAATGCCCGAACCATAGCTGCAAGTGAAGCCTTGGAAACTGGAAACCTTGAGGCTTTTGGGCAAAAGTTGTTTGAGTCTCACGAAGGACTTAAAAATCTTTATAAGGTGAGTTGTGGGGAACTTGATTTTCTAGTGGATTTTGCCCAAGAATATAAAGGTGTGATAGGTTCAAGAATGATGGGTGGCGGCTTTGGTGGATGTACCATTAATCTAGTCCATAAGGATAGGATGGATTCTTTCATTACAGAAGCCGCTTTGGCGTATAATTTAAAATTTAATATTCGATTAAGCTCATTTACGGTAGCTATCGGAGATGGGGTAAAACGAATCAAATAA
- a CDS encoding solute:sodium symporter family transporter → MSSILSFIGFTLLVAIIAWWATRGTNEKSAKGYFLGGRSLGAITIAGSLLLTNLSAEQIVGLNGQAFTEGVLVMAWETLAAIAMILTALILLPKYMKSGITTIPQFIENRFDKQTKAILSILFLFAYGVVLLPTILYSGSLAFSSMFDLPNLFGISQNATIWICVWSIGIIGSIYAIFGGLKAVAVSDLINAIGLLIGGFLIPYFGLKLIGDGSIGDGLDILWDTNPEKFNLKGEVDSSIPFGTIFTGMILAQMYYWGTNQSILQRVFGAKSLAEGQKGVILAALVKFLIPIIVVLPGVIAWHVFKGDLANPDLAYPELVRKVLPPSLLGFFAAVLFGAVLSSFNSLLNSSATLFGFDLYKFFNKNAAEEQTVKAGKRFGLGLAIISLFIAPFIASAPDGLFAYIQESLGSLSVPILAVIVVGIYTKKVPALGAKLVLTVGVVMYLISQFVISPIMVDSALTEAAANGITDSKALSIIKAEAYPHFLHIMGILFVINVAFMLLMGKLKPKTTVMAEVVTEEIDTTPWKYGLLAGAIITAMVLSTYFIF, encoded by the coding sequence ATGTCATCTATTTTATCCTTCATAGGCTTTACACTATTAGTGGCGATCATTGCTTGGTGGGCAACACGCGGCACAAATGAGAAATCTGCCAAAGGCTATTTTCTTGGGGGCAGAAGTCTTGGTGCCATTACTATAGCCGGGTCATTATTACTTACCAATCTTTCCGCAGAACAGATAGTAGGGCTTAATGGTCAAGCTTTTACAGAAGGTGTTTTGGTAATGGCATGGGAAACTTTAGCGGCCATTGCAATGATATTAACGGCGCTTATACTGTTACCTAAGTATATGAAGAGTGGTATTACCACAATTCCTCAGTTTATAGAGAACAGGTTTGACAAACAGACCAAAGCGATTTTATCTATACTCTTTTTATTCGCTTATGGTGTAGTTCTATTGCCAACAATTTTATACTCTGGGTCTTTGGCATTCAGTTCTATGTTTGATTTACCTAATTTGTTTGGTATTAGTCAAAATGCAACAATATGGATATGTGTATGGAGTATAGGTATTATTGGATCTATTTATGCAATTTTTGGTGGATTAAAGGCAGTTGCTGTATCTGATTTAATAAATGCAATCGGGTTGCTCATAGGAGGATTTTTGATACCTTATTTTGGTTTAAAACTTATCGGTGACGGTAGTATTGGAGATGGTTTAGATATACTTTGGGATACAAATCCAGAGAAGTTCAACCTAAAAGGGGAAGTTGACTCATCCATACCATTTGGAACCATATTTACTGGAATGATCTTAGCTCAAATGTATTATTGGGGAACCAATCAATCAATATTGCAGCGGGTATTCGGGGCCAAAAGCTTGGCCGAAGGTCAGAAAGGAGTTATTTTGGCGGCTTTGGTAAAATTCTTGATTCCTATAATTGTAGTGCTCCCAGGGGTAATTGCATGGCATGTTTTCAAAGGAGATCTTGCAAATCCAGACCTAGCTTATCCAGAATTGGTTAGAAAAGTTTTACCGCCTTCATTACTAGGTTTCTTCGCTGCAGTATTGTTTGGTGCGGTATTGAGTTCATTTAATAGTCTTTTAAACAGTAGTGCAACTTTGTTTGGATTTGATCTCTATAAATTTTTCAATAAAAATGCTGCTGAAGAACAGACCGTAAAAGCTGGAAAACGCTTCGGACTGGGATTGGCGATTATTTCTTTGTTCATAGCTCCGTTTATAGCCTCAGCTCCGGATGGACTTTTCGCTTACATACAAGAATCGTTGGGAAGTTTGAGTGTGCCAATTTTAGCTGTAATAGTGGTGGGCATCTATACCAAAAAAGTTCCAGCTCTTGGTGCTAAGCTCGTTTTAACTGTTGGGGTGGTCATGTATTTAATAAGTCAGTTTGTGATAAGTCCTATAATGGTGGATAGTGCACTTACCGAGGCCGCCGCCAATGGCATCACCGACTCAAAAGCATTAAGTATTATTAAGGCGGAGGCATATCCTCACTTCTTACATATTATGGGGATTTTGTTTGTTATAAACGTAGCTTTTATGCTATTAATGGGCAAATTAAAGCCAAAAACTACAGTTATGGCAGAAGTCGTGACTGAAGAAATAGATACAACACCTTGGAAATATGGACTTTTGGCTGGAGCTATTATAACTGCTATGGTACTGAGTACATATTTTATCTTTTAA
- a CDS encoding GntR family transcriptional regulator, which yields MTVVDVINKYQEKYDLTKHEHLVLGIIESIDDGVLERQDQLPSINEMVAELGYARKTIVGAYEELKSRGLVESKKAKGYFIVSKETNMVRRIALLLYSLQRFQKEFYDAFRGELGERFQIDVFFHHNNLSVFENTLMNIKGKYGFYVVAPIPHPVAKSLLGSFSSDKLLVVDRFVQPSKNYSYISQEFGNSTYNKLLKLLPKIRKYKLFVLFVDEDGDLPKSVVNAFEKFLSDHNVKGVIEKKYDLSILKKDHLYFTTNDSFLWDILKDCTDKKYVLGKDVGILSHDDHIIKKFISGGITTISTDFSEMGVQAALHVKSGEMTQQITPSYLIDRGSV from the coding sequence ATGACAGTGGTTGATGTAATAAATAAGTACCAAGAAAAATACGACTTGACAAAACATGAACATTTGGTGCTAGGTATTATCGAATCTATTGACGATGGGGTTTTAGAGCGGCAAGATCAACTACCTTCAATAAATGAGATGGTTGCAGAATTGGGTTATGCGAGAAAAACAATCGTTGGTGCTTATGAGGAATTAAAGAGCAGAGGACTTGTGGAGTCCAAAAAGGCTAAAGGGTATTTTATTGTTAGCAAGGAAACAAATATGGTGAGAAGAATCGCTTTGCTTCTATATTCCCTTCAGCGTTTTCAAAAGGAATTCTACGACGCTTTTCGAGGAGAATTGGGAGAACGTTTTCAAATTGATGTTTTCTTTCATCACAATAATTTATCTGTATTTGAAAATACATTGATGAATATTAAGGGTAAATATGGTTTTTATGTAGTTGCTCCCATACCCCATCCGGTTGCAAAATCTTTGTTGGGGTCTTTTTCTTCAGATAAATTGCTTGTTGTTGATAGGTTTGTTCAGCCAAGCAAGAACTACTCCTATATCAGTCAGGAGTTTGGGAATTCAACATATAACAAGTTGTTAAAATTACTCCCAAAAATAAGAAAGTACAAGCTGTTTGTGTTATTTGTAGATGAAGATGGAGATCTTCCCAAAAGCGTTGTAAATGCATTTGAAAAGTTTTTATCCGATCATAATGTGAAGGGTGTTATAGAAAAGAAATACGACTTATCAATTTTAAAGAAAGATCATTTGTATTTTACTACAAATGATTCTTTTTTATGGGATATACTAAAAGATTGCACGGATAAAAAGTATGTTTTAGGTAAAGATGTTGGCATTCTGTCGCATGATGATCATATCATAAAAAAGTTCATATCCGGAGGAATTACTACAATCTCAACAGACTTCAGCGAAATGGGTGTTCAAGCTGCGTTGCATGTAAAAAGCGGTGAGATGACCCAACAAATTACTCCTTCTTATTTAATAGATAGAGGTTCTGTATAG